A portion of the Micromonospora tarapacensis genome contains these proteins:
- a CDS encoding BMC domain-containing protein, with product MDNALGTLETRGFTAAIAGMDAMVKAAEVEIVRVEQIGSAYVTVLLRGDVASVKAAIDAGAEAATRHGEVISVNVIASPYRSTADALGLARNAA from the coding sequence ATGGACAATGCGCTCGGCACGCTGGAGACGCGCGGTTTCACCGCTGCCATCGCCGGCATGGACGCCATGGTCAAGGCCGCCGAGGTGGAGATCGTCAGGGTCGAGCAGATCGGGTCGGCGTACGTGACCGTGCTGCTGCGCGGTGACGTCGCCTCGGTCAAGGCGGCGATCGACGCCGGCGCGGAGGCGGCCACCCGGCACGGCGAGGTGATCAGCGTCAACGTGATCGCCAGTCCGTACCGGTCCACCGCCGACGCCCTCGGGCTGGCCCGAAACGCCGCATGA
- a CDS encoding EutN/CcmL family microcompartment protein, translated as MFIGTVTGSVVVATGRPGLVGRKLLRVAVDEADRHGTILVVDVVGAGAGDRVLLALGDGPAAIGQPGVPTDAVVVGILEQGS; from the coding sequence GTGTTCATCGGCACGGTGACCGGCTCCGTCGTGGTGGCCACCGGGCGCCCCGGTCTGGTCGGGCGCAAGCTGCTACGGGTCGCGGTCGACGAGGCGGATCGGCACGGCACGATCCTCGTGGTCGACGTGGTCGGCGCCGGCGCGGGAGACCGGGTCCTGCTGGCGTTGGGCGACGGTCCCGCCGCGATCGGCCAGCCCGGCGTGCCGACGGACGCGGTCGTCGTAGGAATTCTCGAACAAGGGAGCTGA
- a CDS encoding tryptophan 2,3-dioxygenase family protein: MSDETNPGGLTYRSYLELDRLLTCQRPRSVPPHPDELHFIVTHQAIELWFRLVVDDVRRARDALVERRWGDALAVMRRAGVVTDVTTAQMLTLMELPPPAFHQFRPFLGTASGLESVQFRRIEVLSGLRDPAYLDRLRETHAGRLPVEVARDLSESSLADAHRAAGAQEGIVDWDELYDNRGHDPMVYLFSEALLDYDRSWQRWRAEHLALVGRMLGGQVMGTGRTTDAYLRGRLDTRFFPHLWQARSALALRAGGIRAD, translated from the coding sequence ATGAGCGACGAGACGAACCCGGGCGGCCTGACCTACAGGTCCTACCTGGAGCTGGACCGGTTACTGACCTGTCAACGGCCCCGCAGCGTCCCGCCCCACCCGGACGAACTGCACTTCATCGTCACCCACCAGGCGATCGAGCTGTGGTTCCGGCTGGTGGTCGACGACGTCCGGCGGGCCCGGGACGCCCTCGTGGAGCGCCGTTGGGGCGACGCCCTCGCGGTGATGCGCCGGGCCGGGGTGGTCACCGACGTGACGACCGCGCAGATGCTCACGCTGATGGAGCTGCCGCCGCCGGCGTTCCATCAGTTCCGGCCGTTCCTCGGCACGGCCAGCGGGCTGGAGTCGGTCCAGTTCCGTCGGATCGAAGTGCTCTCCGGCCTGCGGGATCCGGCCTACCTGGACCGGCTGCGGGAGACGCACGCCGGGCGGTTGCCGGTCGAGGTGGCCCGCGACCTGTCCGAGTCGAGTCTCGCCGACGCACACCGGGCGGCCGGCGCGCAGGAGGGCATCGTCGACTGGGACGAGCTGTACGACAACCGGGGTCACGATCCGATGGTCTATCTGTTCAGTGAGGCGCTGCTGGACTACGACCGGTCCTGGCAGCGATGGCGCGCCGAGCATCTCGCGCTGGTGGGCCGGATGCTCGGCGGCCAGGTGATGGGCACCGGCCGCACCACCGACGCCTACCTGCGCGGGCGGTTGGACACCCGGTTCTTCCCGCACCTCTGGCAGGCCCGGTCGGCGCTGGCCCTGCGGGCCGGCGGGATCCGCGCCGACTGA
- a CDS encoding PEP/pyruvate-binding domain-containing protein produces MSDEWLTTTGGGRVEGLGGKGDGLARLVAAGMPVPPALVVTAAAWRAVVEPVAARIEAELADVGTDEPGFAAACARVRALVRDTPDPAGVGAAVAAAYRDFAERHGPHVAVRSSSLAEDSAETSFAGEHDSILWVHGPDEVVAHVRRCWASLYTDRAVAYRRRAGLGSDAMAVVVQHMVDARAAGVMMTLNPVNGDRSVLLVESTWGLGEPLVGGLVTPDRFTMDKVTGEVRRRVLSDKPRRMERDPGPTGGTRWADVPQAQRDAASLTETEQANLDGAAAVGMATHLMDIRDPGASVAALLGRLNMPAREPERLFRTPAPRWLPPT; encoded by the coding sequence ATGTCGGACGAGTGGTTGACGACGACGGGCGGTGGCCGGGTCGAGGGGCTCGGCGGGAAGGGTGACGGGCTGGCGCGTCTGGTCGCGGCCGGGATGCCCGTGCCGCCGGCGCTGGTGGTCACCGCGGCGGCCTGGCGCGCCGTGGTGGAGCCGGTGGCGGCGCGGATCGAGGCCGAGCTGGCCGACGTCGGGACCGACGAACCCGGCTTCGCCGCCGCCTGCGCGCGGGTGCGTGCCCTGGTGCGGGACACCCCGGACCCGGCTGGCGTCGGTGCAGCGGTCGCGGCGGCCTACCGCGACTTCGCCGAGCGGCACGGACCGCACGTGGCGGTGCGCTCCAGCTCGCTGGCCGAGGATTCGGCCGAGACCAGTTTCGCCGGCGAGCACGACAGCATCCTGTGGGTGCACGGGCCGGACGAGGTCGTCGCGCACGTCCGCCGCTGCTGGGCGAGCCTCTACACCGACCGGGCGGTGGCGTACCGTCGGCGGGCCGGGCTGGGGTCGGACGCGATGGCCGTGGTGGTGCAGCACATGGTCGACGCGCGCGCCGCCGGGGTGATGATGACGCTCAACCCGGTCAACGGGGACCGCTCGGTGCTACTGGTGGAGAGCACCTGGGGCCTGGGCGAGCCGCTGGTCGGCGGCCTGGTCACCCCGGACCGGTTCACGATGGACAAGGTCACCGGCGAGGTCCGCCGCCGGGTCCTGTCGGACAAGCCGCGGCGGATGGAGCGCGACCCCGGCCCGACCGGTGGCACCCGCTGGGCGGACGTGCCCCAGGCGCAGCGCGACGCCGCCTCGCTCACCGAGACCGAGCAGGCCAACCTGGACGGCGCCGCGGCCGTCGGGATGGCGACTCACCTGATGGACATCCGAGACCCGGGCGCGTCGGTGGCCGCCCTGCTGGGCCGGCTCAACATGCCGGCCCGCGAGCCGGAGCGGCTGTTCCGCACCCCGGCGCCGCGGTGGCTGCCGCCCACCTGA
- a CDS encoding BMC domain-containing protein, which yields MPVGRRGGTAHRPGRLTVDETAIGLVECRGMVAAMAAVEAMCKTADVTCVLVEKVSGGVLVTAVRGDLASVSLAVQAGAAAAERYGQLRATQVYPRPEPAVAELLTGALGRWSGPGGPASGTPAPSGPDVPATKGRDDPCRTSG from the coding sequence GTGCCCGTGGGTCGCCGCGGTGGCACGGCGCACCGACCTGGTCGGTTGACCGTGGACGAGACGGCGATCGGGCTCGTGGAGTGTCGGGGGATGGTGGCGGCCATGGCGGCCGTGGAGGCCATGTGCAAGACCGCCGACGTCACCTGCGTGCTGGTCGAGAAGGTCAGCGGTGGGGTGCTGGTGACCGCCGTGCGCGGTGACCTCGCGTCGGTGAGCCTCGCCGTGCAGGCGGGTGCGGCGGCCGCCGAACGCTACGGGCAGTTGCGCGCGACCCAGGTCTACCCGCGACCGGAGCCGGCGGTCGCCGAGCTGCTCACCGGCGCGCTCGGGCGATGGTCCGGGCCGGGTGGCCCCGCCTCCGGGACTCCCGCCCCGTCGGGGCCGGACGTACCCGCGACAAAGGGGAGGGACGATCCATGTCGGACGAGTGGTTGA
- a CDS encoding BMC domain-containing protein: MGTVPQESSRPGAHAVAFLEAAGYIAVVDAAEAMTKAARVHLGGLVKLGGGLVVVAVSGELAHLLEAVEVGEETVRARHDVEVRSVVFANPCPWVAAVARRTDLVG; the protein is encoded by the coding sequence GTGGGCACGGTGCCGCAGGAGTCGTCGCGTCCGGGCGCCCACGCGGTGGCCTTTCTCGAGGCGGCCGGCTACATCGCCGTCGTCGACGCGGCGGAGGCGATGACGAAGGCGGCTCGGGTCCACCTCGGCGGTCTCGTCAAGCTCGGTGGGGGCCTGGTAGTCGTCGCGGTCTCGGGCGAGCTGGCCCACCTGCTGGAGGCGGTCGAGGTCGGTGAGGAGACGGTCCGGGCCCGGCACGACGTCGAGGTCCGCTCGGTCGTCTTCGCCAACCCGTGCCCGTGGGTCGCCGCGGTGGCACGGCGCACCGACCTGGTCGGTTGA
- a CDS encoding LLM class flavin-dependent oxidoreductase, producing the protein MRFDIFCSLTPATAGGRRPTEAEVLSNLLDQCRAADQLGYGTVWVAESHNSNETQKRHPRPVLPHWDGEVGLNTDVCLLAPQVFARTRRLDVGSAITNIVANGGPVPAAERVTSTLAWHGLDPMERRRLRIGFSSGRFDFVNELTGVRPRNAWEHLAWRQVRRAVLWEAAEIFVRLVSGAEISSADIEPVALTRADFPDEQQWHQVLSAAGQRGDRLPVPPQWSFLPTRIVPLHPRRELLRLYLGSADPALQTHLNRFAPVRVFNLSITPDAVIEQMQARMAATYHPSGGDWRQEHMPRTTFVFLDARPGLGRAGRRAAARDQARATLGAYWRAMQGTIDAKRVAEAADNALVGDPEEIADQIVRRFHPEDRLMLWFDFVNHDNARVIEDMAAVMREVVPLLQERGLPVRLPADEVARS; encoded by the coding sequence GTGAGGTTCGACATCTTCTGCAGCCTCACGCCCGCAACCGCGGGCGGCCGACGGCCGACCGAGGCCGAGGTCCTCAGCAACCTCCTCGACCAGTGCCGGGCCGCCGACCAGCTCGGCTACGGCACGGTGTGGGTGGCGGAGAGCCACAACAGCAACGAGACCCAGAAGCGTCATCCCCGCCCGGTGCTGCCGCACTGGGACGGCGAGGTCGGCCTCAACACCGACGTCTGCCTCCTCGCCCCGCAGGTCTTCGCCCGCACTCGGCGGTTGGACGTCGGCTCGGCGATCACCAACATCGTCGCCAACGGCGGCCCGGTGCCCGCCGCCGAACGGGTGACCAGCACGCTGGCCTGGCACGGCCTCGACCCGATGGAGCGGCGCCGGCTCCGGATCGGCTTCAGCTCCGGTCGCTTCGACTTCGTCAACGAGCTGACCGGCGTCCGGCCGCGCAACGCGTGGGAGCACCTCGCCTGGCGGCAGGTGCGCCGGGCGGTGCTGTGGGAGGCCGCCGAGATCTTCGTCCGGTTGGTGAGTGGCGCGGAGATCAGCTCGGCGGACATCGAGCCCGTCGCGCTGACCCGGGCCGACTTCCCCGACGAGCAGCAGTGGCACCAGGTGCTCAGCGCCGCCGGGCAGCGGGGCGACCGCCTTCCGGTGCCGCCGCAGTGGTCCTTCCTGCCCACCCGGATCGTGCCGCTGCACCCCCGCCGGGAACTGCTGCGCCTCTATCTCGGCTCGGCCGACCCGGCGCTCCAGACCCACCTCAACCGGTTCGCGCCGGTGCGGGTGTTCAACCTCAGCATCACGCCCGACGCGGTGATCGAGCAGATGCAGGCCCGGATGGCCGCCACCTACCACCCGTCGGGCGGGGACTGGCGACAGGAGCACATGCCCCGCACCACCTTCGTCTTCCTCGACGCCCGGCCCGGGCTCGGCCGGGCCGGGCGCCGGGCCGCGGCGCGGGACCAGGCGCGGGCCACGCTGGGCGCCTACTGGCGCGCGATGCAGGGGACCATCGATGCGAAGCGGGTCGCCGAGGCGGCGGACAACGCGCTGGTCGGCGACCCCGAGGAGATCGCCGACCAGATCGTGCGCCGGTTCCACCCGGAGGACCGGCTGATGCTCTGGTTCGACTTCGTGAACCACGACAACGCGCGGGTGATCGAGGACATGGCGGCCGTGATGCGCGAGGTGGTCCCGCTGTTGCAGGAGCGGGGCCTGCCGGTGCGACTGCCGGCGGACGAGGTGGCCCGGTCATGA
- a CDS encoding flavin reductase family protein, translating to MNPPVRTSDFRKVLGHLATGLSVLTAPGPVGMTIQAMMSLSLNPPLVALGIRRASREWPDVRRAPLFRLNLLDRGTARRCSPSSVSGNHDQIAAGARRTAGGGWTSGPNSAR from the coding sequence ATGAACCCGCCGGTGCGTACGTCGGACTTCCGCAAGGTGCTGGGGCACCTCGCCACCGGGCTCAGCGTGCTCACCGCACCCGGCCCGGTCGGCATGACGATCCAGGCGATGATGAGCCTCTCGCTGAATCCGCCCCTGGTCGCGCTCGGCATCCGGCGCGCCTCCCGCGAGTGGCCGGATGTGCGCCGGGCTCCGCTGTTCCGGCTGAACCTGCTTGACAGGGGGACTGCTCGACGATGCTCCCCCTCTTCGGTAAGCGGAAATCACGATCAGATTGCGGCCGGAGCGCGCCGCACGGCCGGTGGAGGCTGGACGTCGGGGCCAAACTCCGCGAGGTGA
- a CDS encoding nucleotidyltransferase domain-containing protein: MNHPDVDAWEAWHPSRLAERLRDLRVPWYVAAGWSVDLFRGEQTRAHEDLEIAVPAAHFALLPPLFPELDFWVPAGEGVLVPLTPETLAGDSHQTWAWDRAAGRWRFDVFREPHDGDVWICRRDEQRIRRPYREIIRRTDEGIPYLAIEAVLLFKAKHTRDKDEADFIGVLPLLSPAERGWLDATLGLVHPDHPWRAQLRPC, from the coding sequence GTGAACCATCCCGATGTCGACGCATGGGAGGCCTGGCATCCGAGCCGGCTTGCCGAACGCCTCCGCGACCTGCGAGTTCCCTGGTATGTCGCGGCCGGCTGGTCGGTAGATCTGTTCCGCGGCGAGCAGACCCGCGCCCACGAGGACCTGGAGATCGCGGTGCCGGCAGCGCATTTCGCCCTGCTGCCGCCGCTGTTCCCCGAGCTTGACTTCTGGGTGCCGGCGGGCGAGGGCGTACTGGTGCCGCTGACGCCCGAGACATTGGCCGGCGACTCTCACCAGACCTGGGCCTGGGACCGGGCGGCGGGCAGGTGGCGCTTCGACGTCTTCCGCGAGCCGCACGACGGGGACGTCTGGATCTGCCGCCGCGACGAGCAGCGGATTCGCCGACCGTACCGCGAGATCATCCGACGTACAGACGAGGGGATCCCGTACCTGGCTATCGAGGCTGTGCTGCTGTTCAAGGCGAAGCACACGCGGGACAAGGACGAGGCTGATTTTATCGGTGTGCTTCCGCTGCTGTCCCCGGCGGAACGCGGCTGGCTGGACGCGACGCTCGGTCTGGTCCATCCGGACCATCCGTGGCGTGCCCAGCTGCGGCCGTGTTGA
- a CDS encoding C45 family autoproteolytic acyltransferase/hydolase: MRHEHKTFQAIEVGDGGDGRWAAYARTLWQEMEGLLTEEGRTPQGADRVRALFRTHMPELVPVLDRLAGQLDRPEAEAFLTHAALRPFTQSCTQIGQNGTLLRNYDLRPDQCEGTIVSSCFLRPVIGMQDMLWGLLDGMNDASLAVALTWGGRSAYGRGFAILILVRYLLETCDTVDEAVDRLRSLPVAVPQNLTLVDPTKAVTVFVGPDMSPTVAPDACAANHQHLPVTDEQERTMRTQERLRAIRAAGADVAAMLKPPLYQSVDEHGSRTLYTAHYRPVEGRVTYYWPGESWQQSFDNFTPGSRTVTLGRTS, encoded by the coding sequence GTGCGGCACGAGCACAAGACCTTCCAGGCGATCGAGGTCGGCGACGGCGGCGACGGGCGGTGGGCCGCCTACGCCCGGACCCTGTGGCAGGAGATGGAGGGCCTGCTGACCGAGGAGGGCCGGACTCCGCAGGGCGCGGACCGTGTTCGGGCGCTGTTCCGTACGCACATGCCGGAACTGGTCCCGGTTCTGGACCGCCTGGCCGGCCAACTCGACCGGCCCGAGGCGGAAGCCTTCCTCACCCACGCGGCACTGCGGCCGTTCACCCAGTCCTGCACCCAGATCGGCCAGAACGGCACTCTGCTGCGCAACTATGACCTACGGCCCGATCAGTGCGAAGGGACCATCGTCTCCTCCTGCTTCCTGCGCCCCGTGATCGGGATGCAGGACATGCTGTGGGGCTTGCTGGACGGGATGAACGACGCCAGTCTCGCGGTCGCGCTCACCTGGGGCGGACGTTCCGCCTACGGACGCGGCTTCGCCATTCTCATCCTCGTGCGCTACCTGCTGGAGACGTGCGACACCGTCGATGAGGCCGTCGACAGGCTGCGGTCCCTACCGGTCGCCGTCCCCCAGAACCTCACCCTCGTCGATCCCACCAAGGCGGTGACGGTGTTCGTGGGGCCGGATATGTCACCAACGGTGGCACCGGATGCCTGCGCCGCCAACCACCAGCACCTGCCGGTGACCGACGAGCAGGAACGGACCATGCGGACGCAGGAGCGGCTACGCGCCATCCGCGCCGCGGGCGCGGACGTGGCGGCGATGCTGAAGCCACCGCTATACCAATCCGTCGACGAGCACGGGTCAAGAACGCTCTACACAGCCCACTACCGGCCCGTCGAAGGCCGTGTGACGTACTACTGGCCCGGCGAGTCCTGGCAACAGTCCTTCGACAACTTCACACCTGGATCCCGCACCGTGACCTTGGGCCGGACCAGCTGA
- a CDS encoding helix-turn-helix domain-containing protein, whose protein sequence is MGALDERRWLDVRRFRALHEAGASVSEIARETGLNWRTVKKYLAERAGRPPRSGRPPASPARS, encoded by the coding sequence GTGGGGGCGTTGGATGAGCGGCGTTGGCTGGATGTGCGTCGGTTCCGGGCGTTGCACGAGGCTGGTGCGAGTGTTTCGGAGATTGCTCGTGAGACGGGCCTGAACTGGCGGACGGTGAAGAAGTACCTGGCTGAGCGTGCAGGGCGTCCGCCACGATCAGGACGCCCTCCAGCGAGCCCAGCACGGTCTTGA
- a CDS encoding DUF6346 domain-containing protein, translating into MFARGDLNKGGNADRDDTGIASISWYGFGYWWSCTVQVKMDDGRMLEIETEGSIIRPGDHNAPIVESCQKNRPAKCVYTQPGNFALAFGVRLLGMVRAAVVVVIGTAAAIAVAIFALIGGRRGDAKTGEGHGWDIVLEMA; encoded by the coding sequence GTGTTCGCAAGAGGTGATCTCAACAAGGGTGGGAACGCTGATCGGGATGACACGGGCATCGCGTCCATATCATGGTATGGATTCGGCTATTGGTGGTCCTGTACCGTGCAGGTGAAGATGGATGACGGGAGGATGCTCGAAATCGAGACCGAGGGATCTATTATCCGCCCCGGCGACCACAATGCTCCGATTGTGGAGTCCTGCCAGAAAAACCGGCCGGCGAAGTGTGTATACACGCAGCCTGGAAACTTTGCCCTAGCCTTCGGTGTGCGGCTGCTGGGAATGGTAAGGGCGGCGGTGGTGGTGGTTATCGGTACTGCGGCAGCGATTGCCGTCGCGATATTCGCTCTTATCGGAGGGCGTCGAGGGGATGCTAAGACTGGAGAAGGCCACGGTTGGGATATTGTGCTAGAGATGGCGTAA
- a CDS encoding TetR/AcrR family transcriptional regulator — protein MTVPTIARRSTVSPAQKPRTSAKGLETRDRIVDVAVRFIARNGARGTSLADIAAEAGVSQTGLLYHFRSKEALLNAVMDRHLAFSEEWLWGDGPDPGIKIVNIIARHMATWPSQHDGKVASLLGMNTVVLGENVSPDTDLHPRLVDGYRTTIDRVTATLRSAQERGEMREDIDPQLKAMEIIAFCYGLEAAWLVDPTIPVAAAAAQWAAQQTRQLATGSATS, from the coding sequence ATGACCGTCCCGACCATCGCGAGGAGATCAACCGTGTCCCCTGCCCAGAAGCCCAGGACCTCGGCGAAGGGCCTGGAGACACGGGACCGCATCGTCGACGTCGCCGTACGATTCATCGCCCGCAACGGAGCGCGCGGCACCAGCCTCGCCGACATCGCGGCCGAGGCCGGCGTGTCACAGACCGGGCTGCTCTATCACTTCCGCAGCAAGGAGGCCCTGCTCAACGCCGTCATGGATCGCCACCTGGCCTTCTCCGAGGAGTGGCTGTGGGGCGACGGACCCGACCCCGGCATCAAGATCGTCAACATCATCGCCAGGCACATGGCCACCTGGCCCAGCCAGCACGACGGCAAGGTGGCCAGCCTGCTCGGCATGAACACCGTCGTCCTCGGCGAAAACGTCAGCCCCGACACCGACCTCCACCCGCGGCTGGTCGATGGCTACCGAACAACGATCGACCGCGTGACAGCGACCCTGCGGTCCGCACAAGAGCGCGGCGAGATGCGGGAGGACATCGACCCGCAGCTCAAGGCAATGGAGATCATCGCTTTCTGCTACGGCCTCGAGGCCGCGTGGTTGGTGGACCCGACGATCCCGGTCGCCGCGGCAGCCGCCCAATGGGCGGCACAGCAGACCAGGCAGTTGGCGACCGGGTCGGCGACGTCCTGA